The Lates calcarifer isolate ASB-BC8 linkage group LG24, TLL_Latcal_v3, whole genome shotgun sequence sequence AGTGCTAAGCAAGGATTTATGGGAGCAAAAATGGGAAAAGGGGAGGGGTTGCTGACCCTAGTAGAGCTAATGATAagacagcagaagaagaagaagaagaagaaaaaaaaacaaaaacgcaTAAACGAACATCAGGCAGACTGCAGTGGCCAAAGGAGGGAACCTTTGAAGCAGCCTGCTGCAGTGAAGTGGAGGCtaacattaaacattacaaAGCAAAAGACACAAGTGACCAGAGAGAGGGAAAtcgagcaagagagagggaggtgctCAGATGGTGCAGAGAAACggcatgaaaacacatactggaaatgaaacaaattcACGACCCGACGGAAGAAAAGCATCAGAAAGTGGTGAAACAGAGAGGATATGTTCAAGTAAAGAATCCCATGAAGCAGAGAGTGATGAGAAAGTGTATAACAGGGTTTTGCTGGAGGAAAATCCATCAGAAGATGGCAGGAGACAATGAAACCAAACACtcaaagggaaagagaaaggggAGTCATATTGGTTAGTGCTCAATTAGACTAACTTAGAATGAAAATTTGATCGAACCAAGATTCAGGAAATGGAGGAAGACCAAGAGTATGCTAAGCACCTTGTGAAcagggaggaagatgaggagaaggCAGAGGATAGTAGAGAGCAGGGGCATGCACAGGGCACAAAGGACAAGGTAAGTACTGAAGAACAGGAAGCATGTGAGGAAGAGCAacaagaagtgtgtgtgttaggaggAAAATCTCACATTTGTAGCAAGcagaaggaaagaagggaagggaaaaatTATGACCTTAGATACAGACCTGCAATTAAACCCCCACATTGATACACTGATCCTGGACgcttaataagctcagaatgaacaaatgCTGTGCCCTCTGAAAAGGAGAGGAACAATTGAATCTCAGCTATACTGTCATGAAAATTTGTCAATTTCtgatgtttataaacattcattcaGTATTGTTAACCGTCTCCCTGATCAGTCACAAACTCAGTGCATTTAACAAGTCCTTACTCTAAGTAAAGGGCTGCGGGCTAGAGGGAAAGCTGCACTGTCCTTACGATGACATAAGATGGAAAAACTGTGCTCAGAGTCAGTGCTCCGAAGACTCATAATGACACATGCTGTGAAGCTGCCCTGCCTCTCCCACATGATGTCATGGCTAATAATATGGATGCCTCAGTGTCAAAGTTTCTctgggaagagaagagaaagtcaaagtcaaagtcgaagcagcagcaaacacacaggtgaagtAACGATTTTACAGCCAGTCTCATGTATGTTTTATCCAACCATCACCACAGCAGTTGGTGTGTTGCTACAGCCAAGAACCAAAGGAAACACCCACTTGAATAATGTGAAACTGTGAATGGCCCCACCCACACCAAACATTATTTAAAGTAGACAGCATTGTGATTAATACTGGTCATTGAAAAGCTTCCAGCAGACTGGAATGTGGCCTCAGGTTCCCAATCTTTTGTTCGTTGTGCAAATATGCAACATACCCTTCTTAGTTATTATGTCATGTAAAAACTGCCAtgggaaacactgcagtgaaaacacatcatGAGAAGTCACGCTGTTTAAAGAGTATCATCAGTTTACCAACATAACCCACAAACCACTAGCTCTTGTtggaaacacaacatttatttataaaattGATATATTAAGACTTTAGATTGTCACTGTGCAAATGAGAGCAGGCACTGTTTAGAGCACTTTATAATGTATGTTaacaaatattaataataagGAGACCATTTCATCCCAGagtaaaaaaaatttttaaagAAGCAACACTGCCTGTTTAAAAAAGTGACtaagaaaataaactttatctGCATTATGCCAACAACATTTACCACAAGTCATTTCAATCTtcaaaaacagaagacagatgATGAAATATCATATGATAGCTCTTTTACCTCAGCACTTACTGTTAAAGAGCAGGATGAAATGCGAACCTAAAGATAAGACTTAAATGAAGAGCCTAACCTTACACAAGTTTAATTATTAGATTAACTACACAGATGTATATCCCTCACTAACATGCAACTGTCACAGCTGTAAATGCTGATCAAAGGTTATTTCTTATCCCTACACTGCAGATCTGCAGATCATAGACTGTACACTGCACATACTTTAAAACGTCTTTATGCTGATTCTATCATGCTTGCTCATTTAATGTGACAGCAACCACCACTTTTGAAAAGCAAATTATGCAGGCAACCAGCTGTCCCCATTCACCTCAGGTCTCCTTTGTGACAACAGAAGCAGAGGAGGTCACTGTACATGACAGAATACAGTTCATCTTTCCTTTTTCTACATCACTAAGTCCAGGATCACACAGATGGTTGGTAAGGATTTACagttctgtctctttctgttcacCCTCACCTGTTTCTAAGTAATATTCATCATCTGTTGTCgtgtctgagctgctgtcagaAGACTCCTCAAAGGTGCTCAGGCTGGAGATGTAACCTCTGGAGGGCAAATGCCCTCTGGAGGACTGGCTGTCTACTGACTGTGGTGCTCCTGGAGAGCTGGGAAAGGTAGGGGAGGAAAGGCTGGGGGGTTTGGACATGCGTCTGGACACTGGTGACAGGGGAGGTGTTGGAGGAGGTGTTGGGGGACCGTCTGCATTCCATACAAAGTGACAAGTGTTCGTGTTAGGGCTCCAGAGGTGGGCTGGCTTTGAGGCAGGTTGAGAATCAGAGACTCCTGAGCTCCAGTTTCCCAAACACCTGGTCAGAGATCGAGGAAGAGATCTGGATCTCATTTTACCAGGGTCACTGGTGAAATTCAACCCACTGCAGTCACTGGGGGGCTGGCCATCATATTCTGTGGTCCAAACAGGTGGGAAAAACCCCTGATCCATGCCCATACCTTCACAATTCAAGGAAGATTCAGAGAGGTCACCCACACTCATGAATCTAGACCCAGTGGATATACGTCCAGGCCCCGAGGGTCGACTGGAGAGGACAGAGCTCACAGAAAATGACCTCCCAGGCTCAATGCCATACTTTAAGTCTGCATAAGAGGATGCCAAGCGCTGTTTGTCTGGTCCTGGACCTGCACTTGGAGGACCTGTGGATGCCCGGCTTCTTCTTGAAGCCCCTAGACTCATTTGCTCTCCTGGCTCACATGGTGAGGATTCCCTGCGACGCTGCAGCTTTGGGCTGTAGAAGACGCTGTCTTCTGTTACATCAGGTGagggaaatggggagagaggggaaagagaggagaagggggagaaGGGACTCCTGGGACTGGATGCAGACTTCCTGAATTGAGTAGGATAACCACCAGAGGGGTTAGGGTTCCTGGAAGGACTGGGATCTCTACATGAAGAGAACTGGTTTGTGGGTTTATAgtctgtcctgtctctgtaAAAGTCAAAGTGGTGCGTTGTTGGGTTGTGGGCCATAAGATGAACTTGGGTTTTACTTTCAGACTTGGATCTTGCACAAGCTTTTTGCTCATCCTGGTCAGTCTCTGGAGTTGATTTGTCTGACCACATGGAGAACTGATCTGCTGCCATTGTGCTACCAACAGCTGAGGGTGGAATGACTGTGTATCTGTTTTGTGTTTCGTGCCCCTCCTGCTCTTGCTCCTCTAGTGTTTTGGTACCATCAGCAATGACTTCACTGACACTGCTGATGTCACTTGATTCACTGACAGAGGGCGTCTGAGAGGCCCGTTTCCATTTCCATGGAAACAACAGATCATCATCAGACCGTCTAGTGCTGAATGTTTGTCTCAGTCTGTTGAGGACCTGGTCCATTTTGTTGTTGGTCTTGGCCCTCTCTGAGTCTGACCTTGATGAACTGGAGCTGGGCGTGCTGTCACTTTTCTTCAGTGCAAACCGGCTTCTCTTTGGGCTTTGATCATTGCTGCTCTCTACTGAAAAGAACCTGCTTTTACCCAGTACACTCTCCTTTGTTCTTCTGTTGCAACCTATGTCATCTTGGGACTGACTCTCTGCTGAGCTGCCACCACTGGAGCTCTGGTCTAAATGACTATGTGGTTCACCTGATGATTTCCTCCTCTGCATGGTGTGTGGCTGTTGACTTAACTTGGTCTCCACAGAAACGGCTGTGTTTGCGGTATGTTGCAAAAGTTTAGGTGTGGTGTTCTTTGCAGTAGCTGCAGCTGTATCTATTTTAGATTTAAGGCTGTAAACCAGTGTCTCAGTTACACATGTTGAGGAGGGGTTGTTTTCCTTATCACTCTGCAAACACTGTGAACTGATATGAACTCTGTTGTCGACAAGTAATATCTGGTGATCCTGGCTGCTGTTCTTGCTGTGATTATTGTTAACTTGATCAGTTTCTGAAACCCCACACTTTGAGCTTTCTTGTGTGGCAGTTTTGTTTTGAACAGGCTAAGATACAGTCTGTGGTGAACTTATAAGTGACAGAGGGGGTTTGGATGCACCTGGCTCATTTTTTAAGGAAAGATGTGAGCTATAAATTGATTGAGAGGCTTGTGGGAAGAGGGGTGACCTGTGTGATATAGTGTTAGTTTCTCCCTGTGACGTCCTGCTTGACATGAGAGTGGAGTAAGGTGGGGAGCTGTAACGAAGTTTATAACCACTTGAAAagtcaggagggagagagagaggagcagtggaACGGCACTGGACTGtgccagactccactgacagtgTCCTCTCCTGCCTGGGTGTGGTTAAGTCCCATCTTTCTTGGTGAAAGATCATAGCATCACTAGGTCTTTCCTTGgacttctcctgctctctggaTGTTAAATCAGCAGAGTCAGATGACAGGGATCGATACTTCCCTCCTTTTCCCACCTGTATGCTGGAGATTTTTGGGGTAGGGGAGCACAGGGGAGATGTATTTGTGGTTGAACTGCTTGATCTCAGAAAGGAGAAGATGGATGGAGCTCTAACACTTCGGGGGGACCtggcaggagacagaggacTAACTGGGACTCCAGATGGATCTGGCCTCTTCACTGTGATGGGCTCAGAGTGCTGCAGATCCACCGAGTCCTCCCATGTTActcttctcactctctttccctctgcccAGGGTTTCTTTGggtctctctctgacctgtttgAGAATGTCCTTATTTCCTTAGGGCTGGAAGTTTCTTTGGGGCTGGTGATGACTGGGGTCGCAGGGGGCGttaggagagaggagagggtgagagtGGTGGGAGGAGATGTGCTGGCCGGAGTGGCAGGAGCAAGGAGGGATGGACTGGGGACAGTTGTGGCTGCAGGATGACTGCCAATGGTAGAAGAGGTGGTAGATGCAGTGGGTACTGGGCTGTAGTTTGATTTAGAGGGAGCACTAACTGTGGGAATCAGGCTGGACAGTGTTTTAGGGTGGAAAGGCTTGGCAAAGGAGGCATAGTTTCTTTCAAAGCCAATgggtgtggctgtgttggtaaATCTGGCTGTTTGGGAAAAAGACTGTGATGAAGTATGGGTACTGGTCTGAGAAGAAACTGGAtgggaaaggaaggaggaactGGTTTTGGTGTTTGGGGTTAGGGGGACACCAGAAGTAATTTTAGAAGTTAGAGCTTGACTGTTGAGAGTGATGGTGGTAGCAAGAGAGGGAGACCATTTGGTAAACTTTTCAGAGTCCTTGTTGTGGGGAGATGCGGGGGTGCTGTTGGTTTTGGATGAGCAATGATTATTATTGtatgtgctgctgctctcagtggGCGTATTTGAGCTCTTGGGATTTAGCAAAGTAGGTGGTAATTCAGTTACATTTGTTGTAAATGAACTATTACTTACATCATGCTTACTGAGCTCTTTAGGGTGACTCAGTGCTGTTTGTGCTGTAGTTCTGCTAATTTTAGACctcaacaaaatgttttgcGGTTCTCTGTTGTTTAAATTGGAACTATGGTCTTGTTTGACAAACCTGTCTGATTTGTGGTCAGGGGAATCTTCTGGGTTTCTTTGTTTGGTGAGGTTGTGAGTTCCTCCCTGTGTCTTCATAACAAGGTTCATGTTACCTTTGCAAACTAACtctgttgtgttattgttgttgggGATTTGACTACTAAATCTTCTGTTGTCAGTTGGACCTGGAGAGGTCAAGTCACTATTATCATGACAGGGTGGGACTAAGGATGTGTTGGGCTGGTCTTTGATGTTGGTTCTATCATTGGTAGAACTTCCATCCAGGGGAACTTGTTTCCACCAGCAAGTGGATGTCAGAGTTGTCCCTCTAGGAAAGGACTGAGTTTTTCGAAGGATAGTGCGATCATATGGGGAATGTCTGGGTGAGGAAACTGAGCTCTCTGGGATAaggtttgtatttttgtctgaACTACAGCAGTTCTGTTGCCTCTCTGATACCCCTCTACTCACAAGTGCCTGTTTGGAAGATGTAAAATTGGACTGGGTTCTACTTCTTGTCTGAGGTTGTTGGGTGAAAGGTGTGTCTTCTGTGTCTTCGTTTAGTGAAGTTGGAAAGAAGCGTGATTCGGatatgtttctttctctgtggttGGATGGGGAAAGGACAGGCCTGGGTTCAATTGTCCTATAAGACATGGACgatggagagaagagggacTTAGACCTCTTTCGCTCATTATTGTTGAGAAAGGTTTGAGGGAGGTGTGTTGCGAAGAGGTTTCCTTCTTGATCACTTGCCAGTGGGTTTTCCTCAGAGAAGGTGGAAGCTGCATTAGAGCTCCTGCCACTGTTGTTTCTTCTTAAAGACAGAAGCAGACTGCTGGTAGTTGGTTTAGAGCTTAAAGCTGAGAGTGTTCCTTGATGGCCAGTTTGTGGACTCCTTTGTTCATTTGGGTCAAGGGACAGGGGAGATAGTGGAGATGCAGTTGTGCTTACAGGGCTTAAAGCACTTGCATCTAGTTTCCTGTTGTCCATACTTCCAGAGTTTACATCCAGAGAGACCGTCTGATTCATTTTCCTCTTAGATTCACAGTCCAGTCTTGCAGGTCCACTCACAGTTGACCAGCCCACTGTATTCCTCCTGGTACCCAGGAATGGGACTCTCAGTGTGGCTTGCAATCCATCAGTCAACACCCTTTCCACACCCTGTTGGTTCTGAGTCTCCTGAAAATGTGCACTGtttgctgcagtgtttgtcACATCTTGTAAATTCCCCTGGACATCTGAAGTTCCACTTCCCTCAAATCTTTTGGTTCGTCGTAGTCGGCCACTCCAGTGTGGAGCAAGAACCGTTACCACGGTGGAAGACAGCATGGTCACAGCAAGGCTGGACAGTTCTTCAAGATCCTCTTGGTTCTCAAACTTTGTATGATTTTTTATACCTTCCTCTACTGATCCAGAGCCAGTCCTTTTTGGTTGTGCCCCACACGGGAGTACTTGCAAGCCATGGTGCTCATGTGGTCCAAAGTCACCATTTGACAAACTGTGGTTTGCACCCAGGTCCCTGGAAGTCTCAGATTCATTGAAAACCACTGTGATAACCTCCTCTTCCCTGTTGACTGGAGCTGTCGTCTCTGGCTAGCAAACAAACACTGGTTGTTTCTGACAGTGGTGACGTTCGTCTGTTAACCTGTAAAAGAAGAAGAGTTACTAAAGATAGCAGATGTTGTGCTCTAAATAGCAATTTGCCAAACAACCGAACACTGCATTTGAaaacacattacattattttttatgaaaaaataatgttaGATCAAGAATTTCAATCTTTCCTTTTTGCAATTTTTAAGTTAATTTAGCCTTATAATGATTTGTATGACCAAACAGAATCCCAGATAAGATATTTGTTTTGTCGCACTCAAACTCTTTTCACGTCTTCAGCAGCTCATCATATCATACCAATGCAAATTCTGTGCACAGTAAAGTTTTGCTGAAGCTTCTGTTCCCATGGTGCAGCTATTCCAGAGATTCAGGCCTTGACAAACAGGTTATTTtgaaagacaagagagagaacacacacaaatccacaaaCTATACACACCCTGTCCCTTCAAACCCTTAAAATAATAACCAATCTCATACGTTTTCGACAGTATGCAGTGTCACTTAATATGTTGTAATTATCTTATGTGACTTCCCAAGAATTTCAGTGGTTTTGAACTTGTTCCTGAAGGTTGAttgattcaattcaattcaaattaaacatttgttcTATATGAGATTTTACACTGTAAACCAGTGTTCTGTTTACATTATGATAAATTATGATATAGACTGGATGATCTTTACCTGACAGCAGCCGACCTCAGTCTCAGCCCTCTGTGTTCCAGTCACactgggagggagagaagacatCATTAGTCAGGATTACACCTGTCACTGAACTGCACACTGGACAGACTGCACAGTCTGCACAACTTGTTACACAACATATGAACTGTGAGCTTCAGCTTCTGAGCTTTGATTCCATATGTGTTGCACAAGTCTGCTTCATTGTTATTACTGGGTGTGTTGTGCACATTAAAATTGGAGGCAATAAGGAATAAATCTCAAAGGGCAGTTAATCATCCAGATGAATTTAATTGTAGTGATTGTGGTAttgatttacagtaaataaactcTCAGTGATATGTAATGGGAACTTTACTTGTTAAAAAAACTGGTTTTCGATATTGTGAATTGTGCAATGTATGATGCTCAGACGAGGAAACAGGGATGGAAGTGATCCTGGTTCATTGGGAAAATTTTGGAGAGCTTAAGAGCATGATAATAACAGTTTCGTGATTTTACTGCTGAGATAATACACAGCATTAATGTTAATGAACAGTCTACTATCAGCTCTCAGAGAAATATCCCACTTGACATGGAGACACCCAGtcctcctgtgctctgctgtaATGTTTTAGTGAGGAACATTTGAGGGATTAAACGTCTCACATTTGCCACAGCAATGCTGCTCATCAGGACGGTCTgcattcctctcctctgttctctctacTAAACTGTTTTCTCACTGTCACATGGGCACTACAGTCACACCTCTCAGCCATTTATCAAAGCACTTACAAGGCGTTTTTATTTCGGACACGGCAGCACATGGATCACTCAGAGCTGCACTATATAAGGTCATGTTGGATGGTATGATCAAGCTGCAGCTAAAGAGGCGTGTCCTCTCCTGAACTAATAAAGCCACTTTGATCAATGACCATTATTGGCATGTTAATAAGTGCTTGggaaaatgtgcacacacacactcacacactgaaaagCACATGAAGTAACTTctgattctgctgctgctgtgctgtaaatAATCTGTGACACATTAACTGTGAGAGGGCAAGGTCTGGCTTCCTGAAACAGCTTCATATGTATAAGTGTGCTTCCTAGTTTATACAAGGAGCTGACCGGTCCAGACAGTGTGTCATAGGCTTAAGTACACGGACATGATTGAGTGGTTCAGTTACTGTTTGACTCCATGTTCTATGGCTCTGAACGATCGTGTTCCTGCTGCTGGGATGATGGTCCAAAGCATTCACCAATGAAATGTTAACAAGTAGCTGATAAATACGTCATGGTAATGACAAGTCAGAACAGCAGAGatgtacagaaaacacagctggtGTTGAACGGGACTGACAGTAGCAGCTTCCAGTTCCAAACACTGTCTGCCCTCATGAGTCCTACCTTCTGTCACACTGATGAAAATTCAACACAAATAATCTAACATTACACTGTCAGAGGGCCAAGACCAGATTAACCTGTTAGGGGGTCTAATGCTGGGCCTCCATTGTGGTGATTTGATTTACcatcactttattttgaaatatgtttCATGTAAACAGAAGGCCTCTCTACAGCACAGGGCCTCTGACACTGTGAGGCCCCCAAGGAAATTTAAAGGAAATGAACAAAAGCCAGTAGAGACTAAATCTTTGTGCTTCCGCTGCCCCTGAGGGTCTGAAGCTGAATAATCCAGCCTTACATGGACCTGGTGCGTTCCCTCCTGAACACAAGCACAGAAATGCATCATCCTGATGTTTAAAGAATACTAAATGTTAAATGGGTTGCTGTCTGTCCATAAGCACCTGGGGGAGCCTTATGAACCTCCTGAGCCTGTAGTCCCCACGTCCCTGATGAGGGTTTATCTCGTGTctgtcctggttctggttctggctCAGCAGACCCTTGTGGAGTGGACACTGAGGGAACTCTGGTCAGTGAATTCATGTGTTTAATGTCATTTACTGGTCCAACAGATCAGAGCCTGTCTGCATGTCTATCTGCAGCTACTgtacagacacaacacacagcaggacAGAACACAGAGCACTCTGTTAGTCCCTGAACTATGAACCAGGAAATCAGTGCAGAACCAGTCTGGATCTCATTCATGTGTCTTTTCCTGGCTCACCTGTGTGGACCTGAGTCCAGCTTCGGCTTGAGTTTTACTTCTGGTGTGTCAATTCTAAGACTCTTGGAAAGTATGAAAAAGAGAGACGAGGTGAATCTGAGTCCAGAAGGTTTCTGGAGCTGGACCTGTGAACAAGCACAGGGAGCAGCCTCGTCCTGTCTCACCCTGTTTGCTCCGGATCTTAGATCTGTAACAGCATCAGAGCAGATGATTAACGGCTGCACAGATTCATGAcatccacagaaacacagaaacctGAGTGTTTTACTTGTGTGAGGTTCATCCTGTCTGACTCCTGATCCATGATAGTCCTGGTCCTGATCTGGTCTTTCATCACCAGAGGGGTTTTCCTGCTGGAACCTTTCACCAAAACTCTCATCCTGCTgtgatctaaaaaaaaaaaaaaaacatttaaaaagtagaaGAATCAATTCATTATTTCAATCTTTTACTCTGTAAGATTCACATCACTGCCCACAGCTGGGGTAATAAGTGGGTAAAAATGATTTACAGTCAACACATGGAGTCAAACTGTAGCTGCATGTGAGTGTCAGATTTCAAATCCTGGACACATGAATGATACAAGATCAGGTCATCAGTGACAACATTTCCCTAAGTCAGAAACCTGAAGCCTCAGGTCTTCCTGGTTCTCATCTGGTTCCTCTAGAGACGCCATGGCCCAAACATCTCTGAACAACCAGTTACACTGACACTCCTTCATGTACAAACACAAGTCAAACTTACTGATCAATAACTTggactgattgattaattgattaatgcTGTGATTTACAGCGAGTGTCGTCTGTCTGCTTCAGGAGGTAAACTCTTCTTATCATTTCcactgagctggactgataaACTGTGGTTATATAAGTCTCAACTCAGCACTAATACACCCTCTCAAACATGCATATGCACATTTACTGAACCCACACCATGAGCCAATCACAATGATGACACACAACAAAGAGGCGGTTACAGAAATATGAATGTACGTGTCACTGCAACCTTTGttccacaaacacaacaaattaaaCAT is a genomic window containing:
- the LOC108898237 gene encoding serine/arginine repetitive matrix protein 2 isoform X2 produces the protein MQRRKSSGEPHSHLDQSSSGGSSAESQSQDDIGCNRRTKESVLGKSRFFSVESSNDQSPKRSRFALKKSDSTPSSSSSRSDSERAKTNNKMDQVLNRLRQTFSTRRSDDDLLFPWKWKRASQTPSVSESSDISSVSEVIADGTKTLEEQEQEGHETQNRYTVIPPSAVGSTMAADQFSMWSDKSTPETDQDEQKACARSKSESKTQVHLMAHNPTTHHFDFYRDRTDYKPTNQFSSCRDPSPSRNPNPSGGYPTQFRKSASSPRSPFSPFSSLSPLSPFPSPDVTEDSVFYSPKLQRRRESSPCEPGEQMSLGASRRSRASTGPPSAGPGPDKQRLASSYADLKYGIEPGRSFSVSSVLSSRPSGPGRISTGSRFMSVGDLSESSLNCEGMGMDQGFFPPVWTTEYDGQPPSDCSGLNFTSDPGKMRSRSLPRSLTRCLGNWSSGVSDSQPASKPAHLWSPNTNTCHFVWNADGPPTPPPTPPLSPVSRRMSKPPSLSSPTFPSSPGAPQSVDSQSSRGHLPSRGYISSLSTFEESSDSSSDTTTDDEYYLETGEGEQKETEL
- the LOC108898237 gene encoding uncharacterized protein LOC108898237 isoform X1, whose product is MLSSTVVTVLAPHWSGRLRRTKRFEGSGTSDVQGNLQDVTNTAANSAHFQETQNQQGVERVLTDGLQATLRVPFLGTRRNTVGWSTVSGPARLDCESKRKMNQTVSLDVNSGSMDNRKLDASALSPVSTTASPLSPLSLDPNEQRSPQTGHQGTLSALSSKPTTSSLLLSLRRNNSGRSSNAASTFSEENPLASDQEGNLFATHLPQTFLNNNERKRSKSLFSPSSMSYRTIEPRPVLSPSNHRERNISESRFFPTSLNEDTEDTPFTQQPQTRSRTQSNFTSSKQALVSRGVSERQQNCCSSDKNTNLIPESSVSSPRHSPYDRTILRKTQSFPRGTTLTSTCWWKQVPLDGSSTNDRTNIKDQPNTSLVPPCHDNSDLTSPGPTDNRRFSSQIPNNNNTTELVCKGNMNLVMKTQGGTHNLTKQRNPEDSPDHKSDRFVKQDHSSNLNNREPQNILLRSKISRTTAQTALSHPKELSKHDVSNSSFTTNVTELPPTLLNPKSSNTPTESSSTYNNNHCSSKTNSTPASPHNKDSEKFTKWSPSLATTITLNSQALTSKITSGVPLTPNTKTSSSFLSHPVSSQTSTHTSSQSFSQTARFTNTATPIGFERNYASFAKPFHPKTLSSLIPTVSAPSKSNYSPVPTASTTSSTIGSHPAATTVPSPSLLAPATPASTSPPTTLTLSSLLTPPATPVITSPKETSSPKEIRTFSNRSERDPKKPWAEGKRVRRVTWEDSVDLQHSEPITVKRPDPSGVPVSPLSPARSPRSVRAPSIFSFLRSSSSTTNTSPLCSPTPKISSIQVGKGGKYRSLSSDSADLTSREQEKSKERPSDAMIFHQERWDLTTPRQERTLSVESGTVQCRSTAPLSLPPDFSSGYKLRYSSPPYSTLMSSRTSQGETNTISHRSPLFPQASQSIYSSHLSLKNEPGASKPPLSLISSPQTVS
- the LOC108898237 gene encoding uncharacterized protein LOC108898237 isoform X3; the encoded protein is MSTSDAGDREQRAEEGETATTQRRTPRAARTSALRSQQDESFGERFQQENPSGDERPDQDQDYHGSGVRQDEPHTNLRSGANRVRQDEAAPCACSQVQLQKPSGLRFTSSLFFILSKSLRIDTPEVKLKPKLDSGPHSVTGTQRAETEVGCCQVNRRTSPLSETTSVCLLARDDSSSQQGRGGYHSGFQ